In Bactrocera oleae isolate idBacOlea1 chromosome 5, idBacOlea1, whole genome shotgun sequence, a genomic segment contains:
- the snf gene encoding U1 small nuclear ribonucleoprotein A — translation MDVRPNQTIYINNLNEKIKKEELKKSLYAIFSQFGQILDIVALKTLKMRGQAFVIFKEIGSASNALRTMQGFPFYDKPMRIAYSKTDSDIVAKIKGTFKERPKKVKPPKPAQATEDKKDKKKKAANAENTNPNTQTEQPPNQILFLTNLPEETNEMMLSMLFNQFPGFKEVRLVPNRHDIAFVEFATELQSNAAKEALQGFKITPSHAMKITFAKK, via the exons ATGGATGTTCGTCCAAATCAAACAATTTACATTAATAATCTAAATGAAAAGATTAAGAAGGAAGAACTGAAAAAATCACTGTACGccattttttcacaatttgGACAAATACTAGATATAGTGGCGCTAAAAACGCTCAAAATGCGTGGTCAggcatttgtaatttttaaagaaattggtAGTGCGTCAAATGCGCTACGAACTATGCAAGGATTTCCATTTTATGACAAACCAATGCGCATCGCTTATTCTAAGACCGATAGTGATATAGTGGCCAAAATAAAAGGCACATTTAAAGAGCGTCCAAAGAAGGTTAAACCACCAAAGCCGGCACAAGCCACCGAGGATAAAAA GGATAAAAAGAAGAAGGCGGCAAATGCTGAAAATACGAATCCTAATACACAAACTGAACAACCACCCAATCAAATTCTTTTCCTCACCAACTTGCCGGAGGAAACAAATGAAATGATGCTGTCTATGTTATTCAATCAATTCCCTGGCTTCAAAGAGGTGCGTTTGGTGCCAAATCGTCACGATATTGCCTTCGTAGAATTTGCCACCGAATTACAAAGTAACGCTGCCAAAGAGGCGTTGCAAGGTTTCAAAATAACACCTTCACATgctatgaagatcacctttgccaAAAAGTGA
- the LOC106621344 gene encoding thioredoxin-2-like — protein MVYIIQNKEDLDKKLEEAVGSGQLVVIDFFANWCGPCKIISPKLEELATQYAEKAIVLKVNVDDCEDIALEYNVTSMPTFVFIKDNHVIDVFVGGNSEKLVKNMEKYVGEPIPVEIMPEIVETEQIIEEEPVLD, from the coding sequence ATGGTgtatattatacaaaataaagaagATCTAGACAAGAAGCTGGAGGAAGCCGTCGGCTCTGGACAATTGGTGGTCAttgatttttttgcaaactgGTGTGGACCATGTAAGATTATTAGTCCAAAATTAGAAGAGTTGGCCACACAATATGCCGAGAAGGCAATTGTGCTGAAAGTCAATGTGGATGATTGTGAAGACATAGCGCTTGAATACAATGTGACCAGCATGCCAACATTCGTTTTTATCAAGGATAATCATGTTATTGATGTATTCGTTGGAGGCAACTCTGAGAAACTAGTCAAGAATATGGAGAAATATGTCGGCGAACCAATACCCGTAGAAATTATGCCAGAAATTGTGGAAACCGAACAAATAATTGAGGAAGAACCTGTCCTTGACTAA
- the par-6 gene encoding partitioning defective protein 6, giving the protein MSKNKTNSMATGETNLIEVKSKFDAEFRRWSFKRHGDLQNFEDFSALIEKLHRLHTIQFIILYIDPRDNDLLPINNDDNFGRALKIARPLLRIIVQRKDDLEEFPGFGTMKPRNNLISSILGQTPVKTKLPTISIPHDFRQVSAIIDVDIVPETHRRVRLLKYGSDKPLGFYIRDGTSVRVTANGLEKQPGIFISRLVPGGLAESTGLLAVNDEVIEVNGIEVAGKTLDQVTDMMVANSSNLIITVKPANQRTLTSPRRGSFSRNSQLSSGSHHTNQTNTSDENEQDEQDEVVDLTGITLDDHNNVAPQPQQSTVPSPALIITSQHHQTASTASTASTIVGGSESKDGVLHL; this is encoded by the exons ATgtcgaaaaataaaacaaattcaatGGCGACCGGAGAAACAAATCTAATTGAAGTGAAATCAAAG TTTGATGCCGAATTCCGCCGCTGGAGCTTTAAACGGCATGGCGACTTGCAAAATTTTGAAGATTTCTCTGCCCTTATTGAAAAATTGCATAGACTGCACacaatacaatttattattttatacattgaCCCACGTGATAACGATCTGTTGCCAATTAATAATGATGACAACTTTGGTAGAGCGTTGAAAATTGCCAGACCTTTGTTGCGCATCATCGTTCAACGTAAAG ATGATTTGGAAGAGTTCCCCGGTTTTGGCACAATGAAACCGCGTAATAATCTAATCAGCAGTATACTGGGACAGACTCCCGTCAAAACAAAACTACCAACAATATCAATACCACATGATTTCCGTCAAGTATCGGCTATAATTGATGTTGATATTGTGCCAGAGACGCATCGTCGTGTGCGTTTACTTAAATATGGTAGCGATAAGCCTTTGGGATTTTATATAAG AGATGGTACGTCTGTACGCGTAACCGCAAACGGTTTAGAGAAACAACCTGGTATTTTCATATCGCGCCTCGTGCCTGGTGGACTTGCTGAAAGCACTGGACTTTTAGCAGTCAACGATGAGGTTATAGAAGTAAATGGTATTGAAGTGGCTGGTAAAACACTGGATcag GTCACCGATATGATGGTGGCAAATAGTTCTAATCTAATAATAACGGTGAAGCCAGCAAATCAGCGTACACTTACCTCACCACGTCGCGGCTCATTCTCGCGCAACAGTCAATTATCGAGCGGTTCCCATCATACCAATCAAACCAATACATCGGATGAAAATGAACAAGATGAGCAAGATGAAGTCGTCGATCTGACCGGCATAACACTCGATGATCATAACAATGTAGCTCCACAACCACAACAATCAACGGTACCATCACCGGCACTGATAATTACGTCACAACATCACCAGACGGCATCAACAGCTTCAACGGCTTCAACAATTGTCGGCGGCAGTGAGTCCAAAGACGGTGTACTACATCTTTGA
- the dhd gene encoding thioredoxin-2 yields MLHTVRSNADFDRQLSAAGGRLVVVDFTASWCGPCKSIEPKVRALSRKYKDKAVVLKVDVDKCSNVAHDYRISCMPTFVFIRNGRKIDRFSGADETELEYKMAKMAKAK; encoded by the coding sequence atgttgcacACTGTCCGAAGTAATGCTGATTTTGATAGACAATTGTCGGCCGCTGGCGGCCGTTTGGTGGTTGTCGATTTCACGGCCAGCTGGTGTGGTCCCTGCAAGAGTATTGAACCCAAAGTCAGAGCGCTATCGCGTAAATATAAGGACAAAGCAGTTGTGCTGAAAGTGGACGTGGACAAGTGTAGCAATGTGGCGCATGATTATAGAATATCTTGTATGCCcacatttgtatttataagAAATGGACGTAAGATCGATCGTTTTTCAGGAGCCGATGAAACGGAGTTGGAgtataaaatggcaaaaatggCTAAAGCTAAGTga
- the LOC106621342 gene encoding thioredoxin, mitochondrial-like produces MYICMYVHKLAYLFIKTNYQIEISKFRTFFLQLSFKLEINKIEMSSEQTPRPITNTAPATAVRNRQQPTPAPPSTTTAPPVANTTAISTQAHAATPAPPTAPVNQPPASTTLQATQMHPLPTVHPLRTVTPPNTPAGDKVNELIIITESATYIKLLKDVGNKYLLVEFYAPWCGACMLINRKLEELAASYSGKLIIAKVNIDDCEQIAIDNNVSMMPSFMLLKESQVLEKFAGSSEEKLMSTIQKHVGEPTNVVSDPPTTNPTTTAGQGQQRIPIESTAQIAQASPLAPT; encoded by the coding sequence atgtacatttgtatgtatgtacataagttggcatatttatttattaaaacaaactatcaaattgaaatttcaaaatttcgtacgttttttttacaattgtcttttaaattggaaataaataaaattgaaatgtcttCTGAACAAACGCCTAGACCCATAACCAATACAGCACCAGCAACAGCGGTTAGGAATCGACAACAACCAACCCCAGCCCCACCATCAACGACAACAGCTCCTCCAGTTGCAAATACCACAGCCATCTCCACACAAGCTCACGCAGCAACACCAGCACCTCCAACAGCTCCTGTAAATCAGCCACCAGCAAGTACCACATTACAAGCTACACAAATGCACCCATTACCTACAGTTCATCCATTACGCACAGTCACCCCGCCAAACACTCCTGCTGGAGATAAGGTCaatgaattaataataataaccgaAAGTGCTACCTACATTAAACTATTGAAAGATGTGGGAAATAAGTATTTATTAGTTGAATTTTATGCGCCATGGTGTGGCGCTTGTATGCTAATAAATAGGAAACTCGAAGAACTTGCAGCTTCATATAGTGGTAAATTGATTATAGCGAAGGTTAATATAGATGATTGCGAACAAATCGCCATTGACAACAATGTCAGCATGATGCCTTCGTTTATGTTGTTAAAAGAAAGTCAAGTCTTGGAAAAGTTTGCCGGAAGTAGTGAAGAGAAGTTAATGAGCACCATACAAAAACATGTGGGAGAACCAACGAATGTCGTTAGTGACCCACCAACGACAAATCCAACAACGACAGCTGGACAAGGACAGCAAAGGATACCTATTGAATCGACTGCACAAATAGCTCAAGCTTCTCCATTGGCGCCAACTTAA